The following proteins are encoded in a genomic region of Thiomicrospira sp. R3:
- the carA gene encoding glutamine-hydrolyzing carbamoyl-phosphate synthase small subunit encodes MNYTALLALEDGTLFWGVSIGANGESVGEVVFNTSLTGYQEILTDPSYFKQIVTLTYPHIGNVGVNAEDEESSRIMAQGLVVKDCPVVMSNFRATQSLPDYLKAQNVVAISDIDTRKLTRILREKGAQNGIIVAGEHIDADQALAKARAFAGLKGMDLAKEVTTQDTYRWTQGAWQLGQGHIERAGQQPYHVVAYDYGVKLNILRMLADRGCHITVVPAQTSAPDVLALNPDGVFLSNGPGDPAPCDYAINAIKEILETDVPVFGICLGHQLLALASGAQTVKMKFGHHGSNHPVQDLETGRVLITAQNHGFTVDESTMPDNLKTTHKSLFDGSLQGISRTDKAAFSFQGHPEASSGPHDVASLFDQFVENIKQFKSVNAG; translated from the coding sequence ATGAATTACACAGCTTTATTGGCGCTTGAAGATGGGACGTTGTTTTGGGGGGTTTCAATTGGTGCCAACGGTGAATCCGTAGGTGAGGTGGTGTTTAATACTTCACTAACTGGCTATCAAGAAATCCTAACGGATCCGTCTTATTTCAAGCAAATTGTTACCTTAACCTATCCACATATTGGGAACGTTGGTGTTAATGCTGAGGATGAAGAGTCGTCTCGTATTATGGCGCAAGGGTTAGTGGTAAAGGATTGTCCAGTTGTTATGAGTAACTTCCGCGCTACCCAAAGCCTGCCCGATTACCTTAAAGCGCAAAATGTAGTGGCTATTTCAGATATAGACACTCGAAAATTGACCCGAATTCTGCGCGAAAAAGGTGCGCAAAATGGCATTATTGTAGCGGGTGAACATATTGATGCCGATCAAGCTTTGGCTAAAGCACGCGCATTTGCAGGATTGAAGGGTATGGATTTGGCCAAAGAGGTCACCACACAAGACACTTATCGCTGGACGCAAGGGGCTTGGCAACTGGGGCAGGGGCATATAGAAAGAGCTGGGCAGCAACCTTATCATGTTGTTGCTTATGATTATGGTGTGAAATTAAACATACTGCGGATGTTGGCAGATCGTGGTTGCCATATAACGGTTGTTCCAGCACAAACATCGGCGCCAGACGTACTTGCACTTAATCCAGATGGCGTTTTCTTATCTAATGGTCCAGGTGATCCAGCACCCTGCGATTATGCTATTAATGCTATTAAAGAAATTTTAGAAACAGATGTCCCTGTGTTTGGTATTTGTCTGGGGCATCAGCTGTTAGCTTTAGCGAGTGGTGCACAAACGGTCAAAATGAAATTCGGCCATCATGGTAGCAACCATCCGGTTCAAGATTTAGAGACAGGCCGCGTTTTAATTACCGCTCAAAATCACGGTTTTACCGTTGATGAGTCGACTATGCCAGACAATCTTAAAACAACGCATAAGTCTTTGTTTGATGGTTCCTTACAGGGAATTTCAAGAACAGATAAGGCCGCATTTAGTTTTCAAGGCCATCCAGAAGCCAGCTCAGGCCCGCATGATGTCGCCTCATTGTTCGACCAGTTTGTCGAAAATATCAAACAGTTTAAATCAGTTAACGCCGGGTAA